A portion of the Novosphingobium sp. KA1 genome contains these proteins:
- the atpD gene encoding F0F1 ATP synthase subunit beta, translating into MATAPVLNQTATGKISQIIGAVVDVTFEGELPAILTALETENNGQKLVLEVAQHLGENTVRTIAMDGTDGLTRGQPVANTGKQISVPVGPKTLGRIMNVVGDPIDERGPVGSDMFAPIHAKAPEFVDQSTEAAILVTGIKVIDLLAPYAKGGKIGLFGGAGVGKTVLIQELINNIAKGHGGVSVFAGVGERTREGNDLYHEFLDAGVIAKDAEGNATSDGSKVALVFGQMNEPPGARARVALSGLTMAEYFRDQEGQDVLFFVDNIFRFTQAGAEVSALLGRIPSAVGYQPTLSTDMGALQERITSTTKGSITSVQAIYVPADDLTDPAPAASFAHLDATTTLNRAISELGIYPAVDPLDSTSRVLEPRVVGAEHYETARKVQETLQKYKSLQDIIAILGMDELSEEDKLTVARARKIQKFLSQPFHVAEVFTGISGKFVQLEDTVKSFKAVVEGEYDHLPEAAFYMVGGIEEVVAKAKKLAEEA; encoded by the coding sequence ATGGCCACCGCACCCGTGCTAAACCAGACCGCCACTGGCAAGATCAGCCAGATCATCGGCGCCGTCGTCGACGTCACCTTCGAAGGTGAACTGCCGGCAATCCTCACCGCGCTCGAGACCGAGAACAACGGCCAGAAGCTGGTTCTCGAAGTCGCGCAGCACCTTGGCGAGAACACCGTCCGCACCATCGCCATGGACGGCACCGATGGCCTGACCCGCGGTCAGCCCGTCGCCAACACCGGCAAGCAGATCTCGGTCCCCGTCGGTCCGAAGACCCTCGGCCGCATCATGAACGTCGTCGGCGACCCGATCGACGAGCGTGGCCCCGTCGGTTCGGACATGTTCGCCCCGATCCACGCCAAGGCTCCCGAATTCGTCGACCAGTCGACCGAAGCGGCGATCCTGGTCACCGGCATCAAGGTCATCGACCTTCTCGCGCCTTACGCCAAGGGCGGCAAGATCGGCCTGTTCGGCGGCGCCGGCGTCGGCAAGACGGTTCTCATCCAGGAACTGATCAACAACATCGCCAAGGGCCACGGCGGCGTCTCGGTCTTCGCGGGCGTCGGTGAACGTACCCGTGAAGGCAACGACCTCTACCACGAGTTCCTCGACGCCGGCGTTATCGCCAAGGACGCCGAAGGCAACGCCACCTCGGACGGTTCGAAGGTTGCCCTCGTTTTCGGCCAGATGAACGAGCCCCCGGGCGCCCGTGCCCGCGTCGCTCTCTCGGGCCTGACCATGGCCGAGTACTTCCGCGACCAGGAAGGCCAGGACGTCCTGTTCTTCGTCGACAACATCTTCCGCTTCACCCAGGCGGGCGCCGAAGTGTCGGCTCTGCTCGGCCGTATTCCTTCGGCCGTGGGCTATCAGCCGACCCTGTCGACCGACATGGGCGCGCTGCAGGAACGCATCACCTCGACCACCAAGGGTTCGATCACCTCGGTCCAGGCGATCTACGTCCCCGCGGACGACCTTACCGACCCGGCACCGGCTGCCTCGTTCGCTCACCTTGACGCGACGACCACGCTGAACCGCGCCATCTCGGAACTGGGTATCTACCCGGCCGTCGACCCGCTCGACTCGACCTCGCGCGTTCTTGAGCCCCGCGTCGTCGGCGCCGAGCACTACGAGACCGCCCGCAAGGTCCAGGAAACCCTGCAGAAGTACAAGTCGCTTCAGGACATCATCGCGATCCTGGGCATGGACGAGCTTTCGGAAGAAGATAAGCTCACCGTCGCCCGCGCCCGCAAGATCCAGAAGTTCCTGTCGCAGCCGTTCCACGTGGCCGAAGTCTTCACCGGCATCTCGGGCAAGTTCGTGCAGCTCGAAGACACCGTGAAGTCGTTCAAGGCCGTCGTCGAAGGCGAATACGACCACCTTCCGGAAGCAGCCTTCTACATGGTCGGCGGCATCGAGGAAGTGGTCGCCAAGGCCAAGAAGCTGGCCGAAGAGGCGTAA
- a CDS encoding F0F1 ATP synthase subunit delta produces MENSGGIKASLQGRYASALFDLASENGVVTSVEGDLERIGAAIKENGDLADLIRNPEISRKAAGAAMEAVADVLGLAPLTKNFVGVLAANRRLSALPEIIRAFAAIAAAQRGEATAEVTTAHPLNDAQVEELRQKLELREGRKISVKTSVDADLLGGLVVTIGSKRIDSSIRTRLNSLAQAMKG; encoded by the coding sequence GTGGAGAATTCCGGCGGCATCAAAGCCAGCTTGCAAGGGCGCTACGCTTCGGCGCTGTTTGACCTTGCCAGCGAGAACGGCGTCGTAACGAGCGTCGAGGGCGACCTCGAGCGTATCGGCGCTGCGATCAAGGAAAACGGCGACCTCGCCGACCTGATTCGCAATCCCGAAATCAGCCGCAAGGCGGCCGGTGCGGCCATGGAGGCTGTGGCCGACGTGCTTGGCCTGGCACCCCTGACGAAGAATTTCGTCGGCGTGCTGGCGGCCAATCGCCGTCTTTCCGCGCTGCCCGAGATCATTCGTGCCTTCGCCGCGATCGCCGCTGCCCAGCGCGGCGAGGCGACTGCCGAAGTCACCACCGCGCACCCGCTCAACGACGCTCAGGTCGAAGAGCTGCGCCAGAAGCTGGAACTGCGCGAGGGCCGCAAGATCAGCGTGAAGACCAGCGTTGACGCCGATCTGCTCGGCGGCCTGGTCGTCACCATCGGCTCCAAGCGCATCGACAGCTCGATCCGCACCCGTCTCAATTCGCTCGCCCAGGCCATGAAGGGCTAA
- a CDS encoding bifunctional transcriptional activator/DNA repair enzyme AdaA, translating into MTPTTAQADHAPVDEERAWQAVMARDKSFDGRFVTGVLSTGIYCRPSCSARHPKRENVRFFEEAGEAELAGLRACLRCRPNEVSRDDEAVNRALKMLDAVDGVAPGLSELADAVGYSPTHFQRVFKRAVGLSPAAYARARRFDRAGEALSNGASVTEAIYEAGFGAASRFYAGSDGRMGMVPSAWRGGGAGVVIHWSVVPTTLGAMLVAATAKGVCRLSFGEGREELAERFPKADLVEGGEDFARIARDVVAAVEQPGQSRAIPLDVQGTAFQQAVWRELQRIPPGETRTYAQIAAAVGRPGAVRAAGSANGANNVAVLIPCHRVIRSDGSIGGYAYGEAIKRELLRREKAQTKL; encoded by the coding sequence GTGACTCCGACGACCGCCCAAGCCGATCACGCTCCCGTCGATGAGGAGCGGGCCTGGCAGGCCGTAATGGCGCGGGACAAGTCCTTCGACGGGCGTTTCGTTACCGGGGTTCTCTCCACCGGCATTTACTGCCGCCCGTCCTGTTCGGCGCGCCATCCCAAGCGGGAGAACGTGCGCTTCTTTGAGGAGGCCGGTGAGGCAGAACTCGCCGGGCTGCGGGCCTGCCTGCGATGCAGGCCCAATGAAGTTTCCCGCGACGATGAGGCGGTGAATCGCGCGCTGAAGATGCTGGACGCGGTGGACGGCGTCGCGCCGGGGCTTTCCGAACTGGCGGATGCGGTCGGTTATAGCCCCACGCATTTCCAGCGTGTGTTCAAGCGGGCGGTGGGGCTTTCGCCCGCCGCATATGCCCGTGCGCGGCGCTTCGATCGCGCGGGTGAGGCGCTGAGCAATGGTGCCAGCGTGACCGAGGCGATCTACGAAGCCGGTTTTGGTGCCGCGTCCCGGTTTTACGCGGGGAGCGACGGGCGGATGGGCATGGTGCCTTCGGCTTGGCGTGGCGGCGGAGCCGGGGTGGTGATCCACTGGTCTGTGGTGCCGACCACGCTGGGGGCGATGCTGGTTGCCGCCACCGCCAAGGGCGTTTGCCGGTTGTCGTTCGGTGAGGGACGCGAGGAATTGGCCGAGCGCTTCCCCAAGGCCGACCTGGTCGAAGGCGGCGAGGACTTCGCGCGGATCGCAAGGGATGTCGTTGCGGCCGTCGAGCAGCCGGGGCAATCGCGCGCGATCCCGCTCGACGTGCAGGGCACCGCGTTCCAGCAGGCGGTCTGGCGCGAGTTGCAGCGCATTCCTCCCGGGGAGACCCGGACTTACGCGCAGATTGCCGCTGCCGTCGGCAGGCCCGGCGCGGTTCGGGCTGCGGGGTCGGCCAATGGCGCCAACAACGTGGCCGTGCTGATCCCTTGCCACCGCGTGATCCGCTCCGACGGATCGATCGGCGGTTATGCCTATGGCGAGGCGATCAAGCGCGAACTGCTGCGTCGTGAGAAGGCTCAGACGAAGCTGTAG
- a CDS encoding ATP synthase F1 subunit epsilon yields the protein MALHFELVTPAKLVRSESVHMVVVPGTEGEFGVLEGHAPFMSTVADGAIKVYKTESGMPEEIRITGGFAEVGEKGLTVLAEHVEG from the coding sequence ATGGCTCTGCACTTCGAACTCGTCACGCCGGCGAAGCTCGTCCGCTCGGAAAGCGTCCACATGGTGGTCGTCCCCGGCACCGAAGGCGAGTTCGGCGTGCTGGAGGGCCACGCGCCCTTCATGTCGACCGTCGCTGACGGCGCCATCAAGGTCTACAAGACCGAGAGCGGCATGCCGGAAGAGATCCGCATCACCGGCGGTTTCGCCGAAGTGGGCGAAAAGGGCCTGACCGTGCTGGCCGAGCACGTCGAAGGCTGA
- a CDS encoding DUF1203 domain-containing protein: MSFRIVGLEAGDFAPYFFMSDAELRRSGARMVVADAHPGFPCRASLEDARQGERVLLINFTSHDVANPYRTAHAIYVRDGVSTPEPWIDRLPPVFAGRTMSLRGFDDEGMMVRALLAGSGEVEAGIAALFAEPRVACIHAHNAAYGCFAARIEREGEGL, from the coding sequence GTGTCTTTTCGAATCGTTGGCCTGGAGGCAGGTGATTTCGCCCCCTATTTCTTCATGAGTGACGCGGAACTGAGACGTTCCGGCGCACGAATGGTAGTCGCCGATGCGCATCCCGGCTTTCCGTGCCGCGCCAGCCTTGAAGATGCGCGGCAAGGTGAGCGGGTTCTGCTGATCAATTTCACGAGCCACGATGTGGCGAATCCCTATCGAACCGCACATGCGATATATGTTCGCGATGGGGTGTCGACGCCCGAGCCGTGGATCGATCGGCTGCCGCCGGTGTTCGCCGGCCGGACGATGTCGCTGCGTGGATTTGATGATGAGGGCATGATGGTGCGGGCGCTGCTGGCCGGGTCGGGAGAGGTGGAGGCGGGAATCGCTGCGCTCTTTGCCGAACCGCGTGTGGCCTGCATTCATGCTCACAACGCCGCCTATGGCTGTTTCGCGGCCCGGATCGAACGAGAGGGAGAAGGCTTGTGA
- a CDS encoding F0F1 ATP synthase subunit gamma, whose protein sequence is MASLKELKGRINSVKSTQKITKAKQMVAAAKLRKAQAAAESARPYAARLAEVMGSLASKITVSENSPKLLAGTGSDKVHLLVVANSDKGLCGAFNSNIVKAARVKARELEAQGKTVLFYLVGRKGRAALRREFPKQIAHMFDTTDVRDPGFNEAERIADELVAMYEAGKFDVAHLFYSKFRSALLQEPTDQQIIPVPAPKAVVSGDAVTEYEPEEEEILAALLPRYLRTQIFGALLENAASEQGASMTAMDNATRNAGDLIQKLTIQYNRSRQAAITTELIEIIAGAEAL, encoded by the coding sequence GTGGCTTCGCTCAAGGAACTCAAAGGCCGCATCAACTCGGTCAAGTCGACCCAGAAGATCACCAAGGCCAAGCAGATGGTCGCCGCGGCCAAGCTGCGCAAGGCGCAGGCCGCCGCGGAGTCCGCGCGTCCCTACGCTGCGCGTCTCGCCGAGGTGATGGGCTCGCTCGCCAGCAAGATCACGGTCAGCGAGAACAGCCCCAAGCTGCTCGCCGGCACCGGTAGCGACAAGGTGCATCTGCTCGTCGTCGCCAACTCGGACAAGGGTCTGTGCGGCGCGTTCAACTCGAACATCGTCAAGGCCGCTCGCGTCAAGGCGCGTGAGCTGGAAGCACAGGGCAAGACCGTCCTGTTCTACCTCGTCGGCCGCAAGGGTCGCGCCGCGCTGCGCCGCGAATTCCCCAAGCAGATCGCGCACATGTTCGACACCACCGACGTGCGTGACCCCGGCTTCAACGAAGCCGAGCGCATCGCCGACGAACTGGTGGCCATGTATGAGGCCGGCAAGTTCGATGTCGCGCACCTGTTCTATTCGAAGTTCCGTTCGGCACTTCTGCAGGAGCCGACCGACCAGCAGATCATCCCGGTTCCCGCCCCCAAGGCGGTCGTGTCCGGCGATGCCGTGACCGAATACGAGCCGGAAGAGGAAGAAATCCTCGCCGCGCTGCTGCCGCGCTACCTGCGTACGCAGATCTTCGGTGCACTGCTGGAGAACGCCGCTTCCGAACAGGGCGCGTCGATGACCGCGATGGACAACGCCACGCGCAACGCCGGCGACCTGATCCAGAAGCTGACGATCCAGTACAACCGCAGCCGCCAGGCCGCGATCACCACCGAACTCATCGAAATTATCGCGGGCGCGGAAGCGCTCTAA
- the atpA gene encoding F0F1 ATP synthase subunit alpha: protein MDIRAAEISKVIKDQIANFGTEAQVSEVGSVLSVGDGIARIHGLDKVQAGEMVEFANGVQGMALNLEADNVGVVIFGSDAEIKEGDSVKRTNTIVDVPVGKGLLGRVVDALGNPIDGKGPIVAEKRARVEAKAPGIIPRKSVHEPVQTGLKAIDALVPVGRGQRELIIGDRQTGKTAVAIDTFINQKEANAGDDESKKLYCIYVAVGQKRSTVAQIVRQLEENGAMEYSIVIAATASEPAPLQYLAPYTGAAMGEFFRDNAMHAVIVYDDLSKQAVAYRQMSLLLRRPPGREAYPGDVFYLHSRLLERAAKMNDENGNGSLTALPIIETQAGDVSAYIPTNVISITDGQIFLETGLFYQGIRPAINVGLSVSRVGGSAQTKAMKKVAGSIKLELAQYREMAAFAQFGSDLDASTQKLLNRGARLTELLKQKQFSPLKFEEQTVSIFAGTNGYLDGLPVSKVTEYEAKMLDFMHEKHADVLELIRSTKDFGDEAKAKTKAALDAFAKQFA, encoded by the coding sequence ATGGACATCCGCGCCGCAGAAATCTCGAAGGTCATCAAGGACCAGATCGCCAATTTCGGCACCGAAGCCCAGGTTTCGGAAGTCGGTTCCGTGCTCTCGGTGGGTGACGGCATTGCCCGCATCCACGGCCTCGACAAGGTCCAGGCCGGCGAAATGGTCGAATTCGCCAACGGTGTGCAGGGCATGGCCCTGAACCTCGAAGCCGACAACGTCGGCGTCGTGATCTTCGGCTCGGACGCCGAGATCAAGGAAGGCGACAGCGTCAAGCGCACCAACACCATCGTCGACGTTCCCGTCGGCAAGGGCCTGCTCGGCCGCGTGGTGGACGCTCTCGGCAACCCGATCGACGGCAAGGGCCCGATCGTGGCTGAAAAGCGCGCGCGCGTCGAAGCCAAGGCTCCCGGCATCATCCCGCGCAAGTCGGTGCACGAACCCGTGCAGACCGGCCTCAAGGCGATCGACGCCCTCGTCCCCGTCGGCCGTGGCCAGCGCGAGCTGATCATCGGTGACCGCCAGACCGGCAAGACCGCCGTCGCCATCGACACCTTCATCAATCAGAAGGAAGCGAACGCGGGCGACGACGAGTCCAAGAAGCTCTACTGCATCTACGTCGCCGTCGGCCAGAAGCGCTCGACCGTGGCGCAGATCGTCCGTCAGCTCGAAGAAAACGGCGCGATGGAATACTCCATCGTCATCGCCGCAACCGCTTCGGAGCCCGCTCCGCTGCAGTACCTCGCGCCCTACACCGGCGCCGCGATGGGCGAATTCTTCCGCGACAACGCGATGCACGCCGTGATCGTGTACGACGACCTTTCGAAGCAGGCCGTCGCCTACCGCCAGATGTCGCTGCTGCTGCGTCGTCCTCCGGGCCGCGAAGCTTACCCCGGCGACGTGTTCTATCTCCACAGCCGCCTGCTTGAGCGCGCCGCGAAGATGAACGACGAGAACGGCAACGGCTCGCTCACCGCGCTGCCGATCATCGAAACCCAGGCGGGTGACGTCTCGGCCTACATTCCGACCAACGTGATCTCGATCACCGACGGCCAGATCTTCCTTGAAACCGGCCTGTTCTACCAGGGCATCCGTCCGGCCATCAACGTCGGCCTCTCGGTGTCGCGCGTCGGCGGTTCGGCCCAGACCAAGGCGATGAAGAAGGTTGCCGGCTCGATCAAGCTGGAGCTGGCGCAGTACCGCGAAATGGCGGCCTTCGCCCAGTTCGGTTCGGACCTCGACGCCTCGACCCAGAAGCTCCTCAACCGCGGTGCGCGCCTGACCGAACTGCTCAAGCAGAAGCAGTTCTCGCCGCTGAAGTTCGAAGAGCAGACCGTGTCGATCTTTGCCGGCACCAACGGCTACCTCGACGGCCTGCCGGTTTCGAAGGTCACCGAGTATGAAGCCAAAATGCTTGACTTCATGCACGAAAAGCACGCCGACGTTCTCGAACTGATCCGTTCGACCAAGGACTTCGGCGACGAAGCCAAGGCGAAGACCAAGGCTGCGCTCGACGCGTTCGCCAAGCAGTTCGCCTGA
- a CDS encoding CpaF family protein produces MTAFGRRNGIGGMGQGARPAFGVAKPLKSGAGEKAPAPGTSPLPGGDQFPPVPGMDGSSSAPQNLRDDAMSRLAERSNAVHSGESEQGGFEASIHKIKEQVLPRLLERVDPEAAATLTKDELSEEFRPIIIEVLAELKITFNRREQFALEKVLIDELLGFGPLEELLNDPDVSDIMVNGPNQTYIEKKGKLQLAPTKFRDEQHLFQIAQRIVNQVGRRVDQTTPLADARLKDGSRVNVIVPPLSLRGTAISIRKFSEKPITIDMLKDFGSMSEKMATALKIAGACRMNIVISGGTGSGKTTMLNALSKMIDPGERVLTIEDAAELRLQQPHWLPLETRPPNLEGQGAITIGDLVKNALRMRPDRIILGEIRGAECFDLLAAMNTGHDGSMCTLHANSPRECLGRMENMILMGDIKIPKEAISRQIAESVDIIVQVKRLRDGSRRTTNITEVIGMEGDVIVTQELFKFEYLDETDDGKIIGEFRPSGLRPYTLEKARQFGFDQAYLEACL; encoded by the coding sequence ATGACGGCATTCGGGCGACGTAACGGCATCGGAGGGATGGGCCAGGGCGCGCGTCCCGCGTTCGGCGTGGCCAAGCCGCTGAAGAGCGGCGCCGGCGAAAAGGCCCCTGCCCCCGGCACTTCGCCGCTTCCCGGCGGCGACCAGTTCCCGCCGGTCCCGGGCATGGACGGCTCCTCCTCCGCCCCGCAGAACCTGCGCGACGACGCGATGTCGCGCCTTGCCGAGCGTTCCAACGCGGTGCACTCGGGCGAGTCGGAACAGGGCGGCTTCGAAGCCTCGATCCACAAGATCAAGGAACAGGTGCTTCCCCGCCTGCTCGAACGCGTCGACCCCGAGGCCGCCGCCACGCTGACCAAGGACGAGCTTTCCGAGGAATTCCGCCCGATCATCATCGAGGTGCTGGCCGAACTGAAGATCACCTTCAACCGCCGCGAACAGTTCGCGCTGGAGAAGGTGCTGATCGACGAACTGCTCGGCTTCGGCCCGCTGGAAGAGCTGCTGAACGACCCCGACGTGTCGGACATCATGGTCAACGGCCCCAACCAGACCTACATCGAGAAGAAGGGCAAGCTCCAGCTCGCCCCCACCAAGTTCCGCGACGAGCAGCACCTGTTCCAGATCGCCCAGCGCATCGTCAACCAGGTCGGCCGCCGCGTCGACCAGACCACGCCGCTGGCCGACGCCCGCCTCAAGGACGGCAGCCGCGTCAACGTCATCGTGCCGCCGCTCAGCTTGCGCGGCACCGCGATCTCGATCCGCAAGTTCTCCGAGAAGCCGATCACCATCGACATGCTCAAGGACTTCGGCTCGATGAGCGAGAAGATGGCGACCGCGCTCAAGATCGCCGGTGCCTGCCGCATGAACATCGTCATCTCCGGCGGTACGGGTTCGGGCAAGACGACGATGCTCAACGCCCTGTCCAAGATGATCGATCCGGGCGAGCGCGTGCTGACCATCGAGGACGCCGCCGAACTGCGCCTGCAGCAGCCGCACTGGCTGCCGCTGGAAACCCGCCCGCCGAACCTTGAAGGGCAAGGCGCGATCACCATCGGCGACCTCGTCAAGAACGCGCTGCGCATGCGTCCTGACCGCATCATCCTGGGCGAAATCCGCGGCGCCGAGTGTTTCGACCTGCTTGCCGCCATGAACACCGGCCACGACGGTTCGATGTGCACGCTCCACGCCAACTCCCCGCGCGAGTGCCTTGGCCGTATGGAGAACATGATCCTGATGGGCGACATCAAGATCCCCAAGGAAGCCATCAGCCGCCAGATCGCCGAGTCGGTGGACATCATCGTGCAGGTGAAGCGCCTGCGCGACGGTTCGCGCCGCACCACCAACATCACCGAAGTGATCGGCATGGAAGGCGACGTCATCGTCACCCAGGAACTCTTCAAGTTCGAGTATCTGGACGAGACCGACGACGGCAAGATCATCGGCGAATTCCGCCCCTCGGGCCTGCGTCCCTATACGCTGGAGAAGGCTCGCCAGTTCGGGTTCGATCAGGCCTATCTCGAAGCCTGCCTCTGA